The DNA window tcgataaccttgtaattgttttgatttgaggccttaaatgggcaggacataatgccactcgttagaataatcttgtggggcgagcggccggatgtattctcttcttgcaagaattaaatgtgatgtgactacagatgccttttttattgaaagctgaattggaaaaacctaaggataaacctacaattggataaacctaacaaaagtcttaaaataaataaagcatataaaaatgtgccctgcaccgctgaaatagttccccccGGGGCCGTTATTCTGGGAGACATACcacatttactcgcatataagttgcccccacgtataagccgtactcttaaaattgcctttaacttgttgaattttataatgtctcgcgtataagcagcatctgattcccaattttcacctccatatatggttttaatagggagtacaaatgtgttactttgaagggaaaatcttagaaaaatcatcacgtggtatttctgagatacggtATGAATCTAatatggaattttgttttatttcaaaattgaggctactcgcgtctggtcagttgagcacatttaactaggtgtagacggcagcgccctaggtaagatggccgcgacccacctaggtaagatggccacgccccgagcgagcagtgacaaggagacggacaaccatgcacaatcacaaccatatctaggggcaatttagagtgtccaatcagcataccatgcatgttacccggaggaaacccacgcaggcctggggagaacatgctctccacactccacacaggtggaccgacctggacttcagagctgtaaggccgacgcgcttaCCACTTGCACCACCGGGGCGCACAGCGGAGTCCATTAACATTCAAATCgttcctaccagctgaattatgtacaaaagaacgccaCATTGTAGATTAATATATGCCGCAATTGCGTTCTACTCATTTAGCATATCAAGTAACGTCAAtgtttaggaggcattttcaatggcGGCTCAAAAAAAATACGCAAAAgtcactcgcaacaaaagagAAGATGGCAAGAGGCAATCTAGGCACTGTATAAATGACATTTGGAGCGCCCGTCTCCCCTATTATAGATaccttcttcggcgctgagagATGGAGCGCTTTCCTGacctctgccatttttttaaatagaaaaaaaatctgcgaacAAGTGAATTCGCGAAaggtgaagccgcgatattcgagggaagactgtattttAACATCAAATTGAGCATCTCCCCCATGAACGATTGAATAACTGCACATAAtcatatttagttttaaatggcATATTAAATCTAGAATGTGTTCATCTCCCTCATCACGGTTTCTAAATATTTATGTTTGGGACGCATACACAACACGCACAAATTGCAACAGAAGCTTCAGTCTACCTCCAGACTGCAACCGCTCACAGGGGCTTTGCCTTGCTTCAGCCGGTGGCAGTACTGGTACATGTTCTGGATGGACTGGACAACACTTCCCGAGCTTTGCCTCATCTCCCCGATGGTGTCTGCGGCGTCAATTAGGTCCCGGTAACGTTCACCCACCATCTGCCTCAGTTCCTCCTTCTTTTGCTCAATCTCACCGCGGACTTTACGTTCGATGCAGCGGATGTCATCGGTGCTGTAGCGTTCGAACACAAACACCGGGTCTTTAATCTCCAATATGTTGAGGGACAACGCAGTTTCACCAGTCATTGTTCTTCCAAAACAACTTCAGCAACTCTTACATGGAATCCATAACCCGGAAAAGCGAGAGGCACATTTCCGGTTTCAACGTCGTCAGCTGATGAGACTGGTCCGAAAGAGATTTGCGACACTGCCATAAGGTCCATTATGCGATTTTACTTCCGGGTTTTACCGATACGGAGCCTACAATagttctaaaccaggggtcgggaacctttttgaaagagagagccataaacaattactattttcaaatgttattccttgagagccatactcacaatttaaaagtcaaaatacatgaaaatgtgccaatttttttagtcattttaccacttttaaagtacaaaaagtctttgaattcttttgacaacattgttacgctgttgctaatcaatgaatatcaatgagtatcaatgagagaatagatgcagaagactctaatgaaaaaaagtcaatgccacagtgccgatgtgacgttcctattggtgcattcgggactcggctctctcaccaccggtttccatattttagctcagagccatatgcaaccatcaaaagagccacatgtggctcccgagccataggttccctacccctgttctaaacaATGCTTCGCCAATTCTATATTCAATCAGAGGCTCTTTGTGACATATATATGTGGAGCACCGGTGGAtggaaataacaaaataaaactcGGAGGAGCTTGTTAGACAGTGAataaattttattcattttcaagattttcctttataaatcattggttgttTGGATCAGTAATTTCGGTTAAACATATCATATATATCAGACAAGCAGTGATATTTGAGAAGCGAAATTAAGTTTatcgcatctcattttctaattcactttatcctcattagggttgcggggggtgctgtagccaatcccagctttctctgggccagaggcgggggacactctgaatcggtgaccagccgatcgcagggcaccaggggatggacaaccatgcacactcacaaccatacctaggggcaatttagagtgtccaatcggcctaccatgcatgtttttggaatgagggaggaaaccagagtacccggagaaaacccacgtaggcccggggagaacctgcaaaatgcacacaggtggaccgacctggatttgaacccaggccccccACTGTGATGTTGACGCGCTTACCACTCAGGTGCTGGGCCGCCATGCTTATGTATTTATGATCTATTTTATTCAAGTCTACAACATCTTTTCCTGTCTCTTTTTCACCTTCCAGCTactgctactgcaacaaagtgaatttccagggtaagggatgaataaagtttaaactAATCTAAGAGAAGCGTATTCTTTGTTGCaaacaaatgtataataatatgaaataaaatcctgtcaggaatattgaagaaaaaaatgttttaaacacTGTGTGACGCAAAATGTGAGACATTGTTGCAGTCTTTTTAACCGAACGCAGCTTTACAAATGGCACCCCATAACAATATAACAGAATTAATAAATTAGAACAGTAGTGAAGGTTTTAGTCTAGTAAAGGTTTATGGCTCAACCTGACAGTTTTGTATCTATGGTATGTTACTTTCTTCCAGGATAGGAAATTCATTCATATGGTTTTAAGGACAGCACAAGGTATTGTACTGTTTAAAATAGCACACAAAGGATGACGTTTATACTGTGGCACTACATTGACCTATGGACCCACTAGATCCCACCTTATGTTTTATTGACCCGATAAATTTTAGTTTCCTTTTCTTCCCACTCTCCCATGTGCCATCGTATTTCGAGCTATGGATTGACTGCTGGCTAAACATTTACACTcctcaatttctttttttttttggagccaGCAAACGCTGAGTTATTACGTCGAACAGGTAATGCTGCCAACATGGAAAGAAATTAAAAGAACAGAGGACAACTACTTCTGATAAAGTGGCAACTCCTGCAAACAATGGCTCATATGTTTTAGTTTATTTACGTGGAGTAATATAAGATGGTAAATTAAATTTCATGTGTTTGGTATATACGTTGAGTTTTCCAATTATAAACATCGCTACTAAACTGTATTTATCTAAATGGATTGTGTTCTAAATCTGAATATTGCGAGCCTTGCTTATTGCAACCCCTCCAAATGTAGTGGAAGATATTTGATTTTGTGGACTGAAATCAAGGTTTGCACAAATTGTTGCTGGGCCAACCTAATTTCTGGCTTAAAtggatttaaatgttttatttttagtctcGTGCTATCAAgcgattaccgtatttactcgcatataagctgcctgcgaatataagccgcctgcgagtataagacgcacccttaaaattgcctcaaaattgttgaattttacaattgcaTACAGCACAACACAAAATATATAATGCAGAACATATATTCTTACTTTTAACTTGTGGCTTCTTTCATAGGAAATTAGTACTATGGGACAAAGAAAACCCCTAGAAGGACTTGAGAGTCAGTTCAATGATGTGATTTCCAGACTGGAGTCCAAACTATTGTTTCAAACAGAATGGGACATTGGCTTCGTTGTTGTCTTCTTAGTCTTTGTTGGCAAGTATCTTAATTGTATACCACTATATGCCAATATGTACgctgtgtatgtgtgcgcgtgTATGCTTATTTGCACTGCACAGTTTGGCTTTAGGCTTCGCAGGGGATCCTGATGATGTTGCTGTGTGTTGTGATAGGTTTGATTGTGCTGCTGGTCCTTCTGGTCTTGATCCGAAGCTGCTGCTGCGAGGCCAAGGTGAAAAGACATTTCCTTACATCTAGTGAAAGAAATGTAATAAAGAACAAAGCactcaaatataaaaatgaaatagtggTGTGACTTTtgctgtgtgtctgtgtgtcttgaCAGCCCAAACGACATAACGTTGGCATAGAGAACATGCCCATGGAACCATGACAGCTGAACTACACAACATGGAGGGTTTTCATCGACTCCTAAGTAAAACATTTCACAATGTTAttttagcatacctgtcaacctgggccaattcctccccgtattaatgattggaattccccgtattaagcaatagaaaaccgtacaaatgcaacgcggcacatatttactcacatagggtgcacgtaaaagtgttatggtcgcgccgcgttgtcgtgacgcgaccgtgaatgtattcggacc is part of the Stigmatopora argus isolate UIUO_Sarg chromosome 14, RoL_Sarg_1.0, whole genome shotgun sequence genome and encodes:
- the smim22 gene encoding small integral membrane protein 22; amino-acid sequence: MGQRKPLEGLESQFNDVISRLESKLLFQTEWDIGFVVVFLVFVGLIVLLVLLVLIRSCCCEAKPKRHNVGIENMPMEP